The Tachyglossus aculeatus isolate mTacAcu1 chromosome 4, mTacAcu1.pri, whole genome shotgun sequence genome contains a region encoding:
- the ZNF644 gene encoding zinc finger protein 644, with amino-acid sequence MKEEPDRKGCSRAGGEGRKQGFSAGCRELSLTYPKWFSYVAFGKDLCCDCLLYGLVDKNQIIRGRTRPRETLTITGIFPRPETLCSNHCFYRRIQVFAPGDTAFLMIRKFPLTNPEKGFHVCPPPDCTPSCWPLDYYRLCVVVNVFHGLDNMDESKINTEIPGAKDDLLDDTNFISGEESEALKPQECQTSFQKNNTLTLPEELSRERSEKALSGGQSTLFLHAGAPTVCSENFILPKGTAVNGPVSHSSLTKASIMNKGSVSLTTGQPVGQQTTDSCSTLKVVHELQPPAKSTPPKPSQPQLLFLLPDVAHAKNLTHSIQKLPTSASVGCETRKSMGNSVKSDSTLINEGEVCEDSAGLLAKDDCGKTLTEISSGTDDFRSGNDANWDPQKEFIQFLMNNEETVEKSPLHCKVGLEKKRKRKMDVSKITRYTEDCFSDSNYTAGKSKLLNVEFLEQSEELQILEPPKYALSNIKPESTDEELEAVDAIQQLIYSPAKCGEDSSPVHTSTFLSNTLKKKCEDNDSESPATFSTEEPSFYPCTKCNVNFREKKHLHRHMMYHLDGNSHFRHLNVPRPYACRECGRTFRDRNSLLKHMIIHQERRQKLMEEIRELKELQDEGRSARLQCPQCVFGTNCPKTFVQHAKTHEKDKRYYCCEECNFMAVTENELECHRGIAHGAVVKCSIINADMPQRKAQKKASMKDPFISSSKKSSTYMCKLCPFTTSTRSILKKHMEYLHPTSCINPFGSHLRLEKRKGEILDEPVDLGRTKPLHKQQSSTFPKNSVLKQDVKRTFGSASQSSHFSKVHKRPHRIQKARKSISQSGVNVCNQNSSPHKTALLKNSIDQKPRYFHQAAKQKSSVKTNSNYLYRHKYENYRTIKKSSDPYPLHFKKEETGPLSSLHLFSSSSSSHNNCFIMDSHNLDSKRPEGFKDNRRVAVKRVGKESKRESSGAAEDLDCYPDFLHKMTVVVLQKLNSAEKKDSYETEDESSWDNVELCDYSAQSIEEEAYGELNQEHVNLFPLFKSKVEDQEAGENAPLSYEQNDGFYFEYYEDAETSNFLHEIHDPQHLENAETALPKHNSVFHWTDLSLEKKSCPYCPATFETGVGLSNHVRGHLHRAGLSYEARHVVSPEQIATSDKMQHFKRTGTGTPVKRVRKAVEKSETASEHTCQLCGGWFDTKIGLSNHVRGHLKRLGKTKWDAHKSPICVLNEMMQNEEKYEKILKALNSRRIIPRPFVAQKLASSDDFLSQNVLPLEAYRNGLKTEAVSVSASEEEGLSFLNECDETKQELPTEKKSQSLTLIELLKNKRLEERNADISPQKIHNQTARKRFVQKCVLPLNEDSPLMYQPQKMDLTMQSGMPVKLRTCVHCNTTFTSAVSLSNHLRAYARKKSAGLLTGTALDCKQKKSRSRSGSKKKVLPLPHSADEVYILRCRFCGLVFRGPLSVQEDWIKHLQRHIVNANLPRTGAGMVEVTSLLKKPASITETSFSLLVAEAAS; translated from the exons ATGAAAGAAGAGCCGGACCGAAAGGGCTGCAGCCgggcaggtggagaggggagaaagcaaGGATTTTCAGCTGgct GCCGAGAATTAAGCTTGACTTACCCCAAATGGTTTTCCTACGTGGCTTTCGGAAAAGATTTATGCTGTGACTGTTTACTTTATGGCCTTGTAGATAAAAATCAGA TTATCCGGGGCCGCACTCGACCCAGAGAGACTCTCACAATCACTGGCATCTTCCCCCGACC TGAAACTTTATGCAGCAATCACTGTTTTTACCGGAGAATCCAGGTCTTCGCACCAGGCGACACTGCTTTCCTGATGATCAGGAAATTCCCACTAACAAACCCAGAAAA gggattccatgtctgtcctcccccggaTTGTACACCCTCATGCTGGCCATTGGACTACTACCGTCTGTGTGTGGT AGTAAATGTGTTTCATGGACTTGACAATATGGATGAATCGAAGATAAATACTGAGATTCCTGGTGCTAAAGACGACCTCCTAGATGACACCAATTTCATCtcaggagaagagagtgaggcTCTGAAACCCCAAGAGTGTCAAACGTCATTTCAGAAAAACAATACGTTGACTCTCCCCGAAGAGCTCTCAAGGGAGAGATCTGAAAAAGCCTTAAGCGGAGGCCAGTCTACTCTATTTCTCCATGCTGGTGCTCCTACCGTTTGTAGTGAAAACTTTATCTTGCCTAAAGGGACTGCCGTTAATGGACCAGTTTCACACTCCTCCTTAACTAAGGCTTCCATTATGAACAAAGGCAGCGTTTCATTAACCACCGGCCAGCCTGTGGGTCAGCAGACAACAGATTCCTGTTCAACTCTGAAGGTGGTGCACGAACTCCAGCCTCCCGCAAAGTCGACTCCACCGAAACCAAGCCAACCCCAACTTTTGTTTTTGTTACCTGATGTAGCACATGCTAAGAATCTGACTCATTCCATTCAAAAACTACCTACCTCTGCTTCAGTGGGTTGCGAGACACGAAAATCAATGGGGAATAGCGTAAAGTCAGATAGCACTTTAATAAACGAAGGAGAAGTGTGCGAGGATAGTGCAGGTTTATTAGCGAAAGACGACTGTGGCAAAACGTTAACGGAAATCTCCTCAGGTACAGATGACTTCAGATCGGGAAACGATGCCAACTGGGATCCCCAGAAGGAGTTCATACAGTTCCTTATGAACAACGAAGAAACGGTGGAAAAGTCTCCGCTTCACTGTAAAGTCGGcctagagaaaaagagaaaacggAAGATGGACGTGAGCAAGATAACTCGCTACACCGAGGACTGTTTTAGCGATTCAAATTACACAGCCGGTAAATCCAAGTTGCTCAATGTGGAATTCCTGGAGCAGAGCGAAGAGCTCCAGATCCTAGAACCGCCAAAATACGCGCTGTCGAACATTAAGCCCGAATCGACAGACGAGGAGCTGGAGGCTGTGGATGCCATCCAGCAGCTGATCTACAGCCCAGCAAAATGTGGAGAAGACAGTTCACCCGTTCACACCAGCACTTTTCTTTCTAATACTCTGAAAAAGAAATGTGAAGACAATGATTCGGAATCCCCTGCCACTTTCAGTACCGAAGAGCCATCGTTTTACCCCTGTACCAAGTGCAATGTGAATTTTCGGGAGAAGAAACACCTCCATCGGCATATGATGTATCATCTAGACGGGAACAGTCACTTCCGCCACCTCAACGTCCCGAGGCCGTACGCCTGCCGCGAATGTGGGCGGACGTTTCGAGATCGCAATTCGCTGCTCAAGCACATGATCATTCATCAGGAAAGGCGGCAGAAGCTGATGGAGGAAATTCGGGAGTTGAAAGAACTCCAGGATGAAGGGAGGAGTGCCCGACTGCAGTGTCCCCAGTGCGTGTTTGGCACCAATTGCCCCAAAACCTTCGTGCAGCACGCGAAGACCCACGAGAAGGACAAAAGGTACTACTGTTGTGAGGAGTGTAACTTCATGGCGGTGACGGAAAACGAACTGGAATGCCATCGAGGCATTGCCCACGGAGCGGTAGTGAAGTGCTCGATCATTAATGCCGATATGCCCCAGAGGAAAGCGCAGAAAAAGGCATCCATGAAAGACCCTTTCATCAGTTCGTCCAAAAAGTCATCTACGTACATGTGCAAGTTGTGTCCTTTCACCACGTCGACGAGAAGTATTCTGAAGAAACACATGGAGTACTTGCACCCGACCTCGTGCATCAACCCCTTTGGCAGTCATCTGAGGCTGGAAAAAAGAAAGGGCGAAATCCTCGACGAACCCGTAGATTTGGGGAGGACGAAACCGTTACATAAGCAGCAGTCATCTACGTTTCCAAAGAACTCCGTTTTAAAGCAAGATGTGAAACGGACATTTGGGTCAGCATCTCAATCAAGTCATTTTTCCAAAGTCCACAAGAGGCCACACAGAATACAGAAGGCTCGGAAAAGCATCTCTCAGTCGGGTGTAAACGTGTGCAATCAAAACAGTTCTCCTCACAAGACTGCGCTCCTTAAAAACAGCATTGACCAAAAACCCAGATACTTCCATCAGGCAGCAAAGCAAAAGTCTAGTGTCAAAACAAACAGCAATTACTTATACAGACACAAATACGAGAACTACAGGACGATTAAGAAATCAAGCGATCCGTATCCTTTGCATTTTAAGAAGGAGGAGACGGGTCCGCTAAGTTCTTTGCATCTGTTTTCGTCGTCTAGTAGTTCCCACAATAACTGTTTCATCATGGATTCTCATAACCTTGACTCAAAGAGGCCAGAAGGGTTTAAAGACAATAGACGTGTGGCTGTGAAAAGAGTAGGGAAAGAGTCCAAGAGGGAAAGTTCTGGTGCAGCAGAGGATTTGGACTGCTATCCAGATTTTCTGCACAAGATGACTGTCGTTGTCCTGCAGAAACTCAATTCTGCAGAAAAAAAAGATAGCTATGAGACAGAGGACGAAAGTTCCTGGGATAATGTTGAACTCTGTGACTATTCTGCCCAATCCATAGAAGAGGAAGCTTATGGTGAGCTCAACCAGGAGCATGTCAACTTGTTCCCACTGTTTAAAAGTAAAGTGGAGGACCAAGAAGCTGGAGAGAATGCCCCGCTTAGTTATGAGCAGAATGACGGGTTTTATTTTGAATATTACGAAGATGCTGAAACAAGCAATTTTTTGCATGAGATACACGATCCTCAGCATCTAGAAAATGCCGAAACGGCATTGCCAAAGCATAACTCAGTTTTCCATTGGACTGACTTGTCTCTAGAGAAAAAATCTTGCCCTTACTGTCCGGCCACGTTTGAGACAGGCGTCGGCTTGTCTAATCACGTCCGAGGACACCTGCACCGAGCCGGATTAAGCTACGAAGCCCGCCACGTTGTCTCTCCGGAGCAGATAGCAACAAGTGACAAAATGCAACACTTCAAAAGGACCGGCACGGGGACACCGGTTAAACGAGTTAGAAAAG CTGTAGAGAAATCGGAAACGGCTTCTGAACATACGTGTCAACTCTGTGGAGGCTGGTTTGACACAAAAATCGGATTATCAAATCACGTTCGAGGACACCTGAAAAGACTTGGCAAAACCAAGTGGGACGCTCATAAATCGCCAATCTGTGTCCTCAACGAAATGATGCAGAATGAAGAGAAATACGAGAAAATCTTGAAGGCGCTGAACAGTCGCCGTATTATTCCCAGACCATTTGTAGCTCAGAAACTTGCATCAAGTGATGACTTTTTATCCCAAAATGTTTTACCTCTTGAAGCATACCGTAATGGCCTAAAGACTGAAGCTGTGTCTGTGTCTGCATCAGAGGAAGAAGGGCTGAGTTTCCTAAATGAATGTGATGAAACAAAACAAGAACTacccactgaaaaaaaaagtcagtctcTTACACTGATTGAACTGCTCAAAAATAAAAGGTTAGAAGAGAGGAATGCCGATATTTCTCCTCAAAAGATCCATAATCAAACCGCACGAAAGAGATTTGTTCAAAAATGTGTTCTTCCATTAAATGAAGACAGTCCATTGATGTATCAACCGCAAAAAATGGACTTGACTATGCAGTCAG GTATGCCTGTGAAGCTTAGAACATGTGTGCATTGCAATACGACGTTTACAAGTGCTGTTAGCCTGTCCAACCACTTACGCGCTTATGCACGAAAGAAGAGTGCTGGACTTTTGACTGGTACAG